In a single window of the Salvelinus namaycush isolate Seneca chromosome 6, SaNama_1.0, whole genome shotgun sequence genome:
- the LOC120049749 gene encoding rho guanine nucleotide exchange factor 11-like, whose product MSLRPPTSTLDRLSSLTIGDSERKTSSGQQREPLADFPTESTGQGLVQRCVVVQKDQLGFGFTVCGERIKLVQNVRPGGAAVKAGVHEGDRIIKVNGSLVSSMSHQEVVKLIKSGTYVALTLQGPPPSATALPLHPLTTDLLPNQRTSLGGEAPPPPPPPLSPGLTSTPPQRITKPLQNLDVQKHATQILRNMLEQGEAELQDLMEELLLNPSPSLEERIESAKRRAQQVRVKIQQDLDGTRLDAVTSYVVAGEGRLSGDSSEGDFEACESPHSSPSTSSFRTPLYRRQGSDTHTFSDSAGKAQIIGPEEEEEEDDSYPLNDMDGPFQDIELLKSRPAHMTVFMRYLFSQLLDPNPLLFYLSVEAYLGSSPKDARALAPQICSHFLDPDAPLKIRVREEYLSDIESRLHAQEDIRGPLSELQQQVLPDIQDQIQDYRSKQMMGLGSLFGEGDLQQLDGDPAKERLVVDRQVTALWEILSKHEEESSSRLASAVLLYLRHSGIKLRDSRVFPGLSTEKEKWLAFFPKTKKLSSSKKEKDGEDRKRNPILKYIGKPRSTSQSTFHVPLSPTEVRPGSVRNIIQQFENHTEIPGEEGAEGDPPRLSSSSLGEDSMDSPTVSMRLARSESLKAQGEGRRRGGSSGAETVPRSRSDVDMEDCGEESEGPGLRPLHHSTSSASSSSARSCENPTPPYTPRSSRRKSMEFPVALLPDAPALEEDVVDSHNWQETVAPQVLATLCPREVDRQAVIYELLTTEASHLRTLRVLDQVFFQKMRCVLSSDELACIFPNLPQVYELHASLCEAMKKRRESPIVQGIGDIMLARFEGVAGEEFQEQASHLCSQQSQALELIKNKQRKDPRFAHIIQECEASPHCRRLQLKDLLVSETQRLTKYPLLLDNILKHTEAGSTDLPPLQQAQACCRGILQAVNEVVRETEHRQRLNQYQRRLDPTPQFKSLDLTSKRMIHEGPLTWKVSKDKTLEIQALLLSDLLVLLQRGPDDRLLLRCPSRLLGGGGGGSGDTKASFSPVVQLDSLLVRSVATDNKALYVISTTEQQIYELVAGTSSEKNIWKDQLEKTISLAAGSSPSTNNRSTPISSPSLGNASPVSTGSHVYQSDDSMAEQAVSMGTNSPNDEDNELTPTTPTAQSGSFLHSEGRDYVKRQIGVAEAALEDVEMLKQLIFHNFEEVGWSHDSDGTPTNETANERSPLNDRRRPASSETLLSASPSQLEAEDSEAPPSEVGSPSVHVVRKGNVFYLVMPTEQGDGLLDESHTDEVIDPPTLTSTELPDLDQEVMSSNIQHHEEEGQVSSTLSAGDQSEPGNPRREVGLGQSQKVLQSHVIKHVDEIFHTIEELMSKLHQLRDIETAHHQLLKTLREPPVNQESDDLPRNQQTVVRTPSLDRDPGDAEPAKPEILSTGF is encoded by the exons GCTCAGCAGCCTGACGATAGGAGACTCAGAGCGCAAGACCTCCAGCGGCCAGCAGAGGGAGCCTCTGGCTGACTTCCCCACTGAGAGCACAG gtcaaGGTCTGGTTCAGAGATGTGTGGTTGTACAGAAGGACCAGCTAGGGTTCGGCTTCACTGTGTGTGGCGAGAGGATCAAGCTGGTGCAGAATGTTCGACCAG gtggcgcagcggtcaagGCAGGGGTCCACGAGGGAGACAGAATCATAAAG GTCAATGGCTCGCTGGTGTCGTCCATGTCTCATCAGGAAGTGGTGAAGCTCATCAAGT cTGGGACATATGTTGCTCTGACTCTTCAAGGACCGCCCCCTTCAGCAACTGCCCTCCCCCTACATCCCCTCACCACTGACCTCTTACCCAATCAGCGGACGTCACTGGGAGGAGAAGCCCcgcctccaccacctccaccactctcCCCCGGACTGACCAGCACCCCCCCCCAAAGGATCACCAAACCACTACAG aACCTAGACGTACAGAAACACGCCACTCAGATCCTCAGGAACATGCTGGAACAGGGAGAGGCTGAGCTTCAG GACTTGATGGAGGAGCTGTTACTGAACCCCTCCCCATCCCTGGAGGAGCGAATCGAAAGTGCCAAGCGGCGGGCCCAACAAGTCAGGGTTAAAATCCAGCAAGATCTG GATGGAACTCGATTGGACGCTGTGACCAGCTATGTAGTAGCAGGAGAAG GTCGGTTGTCGGGGGATTCAAGTGAAGGAGACTTTGAG GCCTGTGAGAGCCCccactcctccccctccacctcctccttcagGACCCCCCTCTACCGGAGACAGGGCTCcgacacacacaccttctccgACTCG GCTGGGAAGGCCCAGATCATTGgcccagaggaagaggaggaagaggacgacaGCTATCCGCTCAATGAC ATGGACGGCCCGTTTCAGGACATAGAACTTCTCAAGTCGCGACCGGCCCACATGACCGTGTTCATGAGATACCTCTTCAGCCAGCTACTGGATCCCAACCCGCTG CTGTTCTACCTGTCGGTGGAGGCCTACCTGGGCTCCAGCCCTAAAGACGCCCGTGCCCTCGCCCCACAGATCTGCTCCCACTTCCTGGACCCTGATGCT CCGTTGAAAATCAGAGTACGAGAAGAATACCTGTCCGATATAG AGAGTCGTCTCCACGCCCAGGAGGACATCAGGGGACCTCTTTCTGAGCTCCAACAGCAGGTGCTGCCTGACATTCAGGACCAAATACAGGATTACAG GAGTAAGCAGATGATGGGTCTGGGTTCTCTGTTTGGAGAGGGAGACCTGCAGCAGCTGGATGGAGACCCAGCCAAGGAGAGACTAGTGGTGGACAGACAGGTCACTGCTCTCTGGGAAATACT CTCGAAGCACGAAGAGGAGAGCAG TTCTCGTCTAGCCTCTGCGGTGCTGCTGTACCTCCGTCACTCAGGCATAAAGCTGAGGGACTCCAGGGTGTTCCCAGGTCTCAGCACTGAGAAGGAGAAGTGGCTCGCCTTCTTTCCCAAGACCAAGAAG CTGAGCAGTTCAAAgaaagagaaggatggagaggacaggaagagaaaCCCCATCCTGAAGTATATCGGCAAGCCCAGGAGCACCTCTCAGTcca CGTTCCATGTCCCTTTGTCTCCCACTGAAG tgcGTCCGGGCAGTGTGAGGAACATCATCCAGCAGTTTGAGAACCACACAGAGATCCCCGGGGAGGAGGGGGCCGAGGGAGACCCTCCGAGACTGTCCTCCAGCAGCCTGGGAGAGGACAGCATGGACAG CCCCACGGTGTCGATGCGTCTGGCTCGTAGTGAGTCTCTGAAGGCGCAGGGGGAGGGGCGTCGGCGGGGCGGGTCCTCAGGGGCGGAGACAGTCCCTCGGTCCCGTAGCGACGTGGACATGGAGGACTGTGGAGAGGAGAGTGAAGGGCCGGGCCTGAGACCCTTACACCACAGCACCTCCTCTGCCTCCAGCAGCTCAGCACG ATCTTGCGAGAACCCCACCCCTCCGTACACCCCTCGGTCTTCCAGAAGAAA GAGTATGGAGTTCCCGGTGGCCTTGCTCCCTGACGCCCCAGCCCTAGAGGAGGACGTGGTGGACAGTCACAACTGGCAAGAGACGGTGGCCCCGCAGGTCCTGGCTACTCTCTGTCCCCGAGAGGTGGACAGACAGGCTGTCATCTAcg AGTTGCTGACGACGGAGGCGTCTCACCTGCGTACACTCAGGGTGTTGGATCAGGTGTTCTTCCAGAAGATGAGGTGTGTTCTGAGCTCTGACGAGCTGGCCTGCATCTTCCCCAACCTGCCTCAGGTCTACGAGCTCCACG cgaGTCTGTGCGAAGCCATGAAGAAGAGAAGAGAATCTCCCATCGTTCAGGGCATCGGCGACATCATGCTGGCCAGG TTTGAGGGCGTGGCGGGGGAGGAGTTTCAGGAGCAGGCGTCCCACCTGTGCAGTCAGCAGTCTCAGGCCCTGGAGCTCATCAAGAACAAACAGCGCAAAGACCCCCGCTTCGCACACATCATCCAG GAGTGCGAGGCCAGTCCTCACTGTAGGAGGCTGCAGCTGAAGGATCTGCTGGTGTCTGAGACGCAGAGGCTCACCAAGTACCCTCTGCTACTGGACAACATCCTCAAACACACAGAGG CCGGTTCCACAGacctccctcctctccaacaGGCTCAAGCCTGTTGCCGGGGGATACTGCAGGCCGTCAACGAGGTTGTCAGGGAGACGGAACACCGGCAGCGGCTCAACCAATACCAGCGCAGGTTGGACCCCACGCCACAGTTCAAG AGTCTGGACCTGACCAGTAAGAGAATGATCCATGAGGGTCCTCTCACCTGGAAAGTCAGTAAAGACAAAACCTTGG AGATCCAGGCGCTGCTGTTGTCAGACCTTCTGGTGTTGCTCCAGAGAGGTCCAGACGACCGGCTGCTGCTGCGCTGCCCGTCCCGCTTGCTggggggaggtggtgggggtagcGGGGATACCAAGGCCTCCTTCAGCCCCGTAGTCCAGCTAGACTCACTGCTGGTGCGCTCTGTGGCCACAG ACAACAAGGCCCTGTACGTCATTAGCACAACAGAGCAACAGATATACGAGCTGGTAGCAGGGACGTCCTCAGAGAAAAACAT CTGGAAGGACCAACTTGAAAAGACCATCTCATTGGCTGCTGGCTCCTCACCTTCGACCAATAACAGATCCACACCTATTTC ctcCCCGAGTCTTGGTAATGCTTCCCCTGTCTCAACTGGCAGCCATGTCTACCAATCAG ACGACTCGATGGCGGAGCAGGCAGTTTCAATGGGGACAAACTCTCCTAATGATGAGGACAACGAGCTCACGCCCACCACACCAACGGCGCAATCAGGGTCTTTCCTCCACAGTGAGGGGCGGGACTACGTCAAGAGGCAAATTGGAGTGGCTGAGGCTGCTCTTGAAGACG TGGAGATGCTAAAGCAGCTGATTTTCCACAACTTTGAGGAAGTTGGGTGGAGTCACGACTCGGACGGAACGCCCACAAACGAGACAGCCAATGAGAGGAGCCCGCTCAATGACAGACGGAGACCGGCGTCCTCTGAGACTCTCCTCAGTGCCAGTCCCAGCCAATTGGAGGCTGAGGATTCAGAAGCCCCGCCCTCGGAGGTGGGGTCCCCCAGTGTACATGTTGTGAGGAAAG GAAACGTGTTCTACCTGGTGATGCCTACAGAGCAGGGAGACGGACTGCTGGATGAGAGTCACACAGATGAGGTCATTGATCCCCCCACCCTGACCTCCACTGAACTTCCTGATCTGGACCAGGAAGTGATGTCATCAAACATACAGCATCATGAGGAAGAAGGGCAGGTCTCTTCCACCCTGTCTGCGGGCGACCAATCGGAGCCAGGGAATCCGAGGCGGGAGGTAGGGCTTGGCCAATCACAAAAGGTCCTCCAGAGCCATGTGATCAAACATGTGGATGAGATTTTCCACACAATCGAGGAGCTGATGAGCAAGCTGCACCAGCTGAGG GACATCGAGACAGCTCATCACCAGCTGCTGAAAACACTAAGAGAGCCGCCTGTCAATCAGGAGTCAGATGACCTCCCTCGCAACCAGCAAACCGTCGTCAGGACGCCGTCTCTGGACCGGGACCCAGGGGATG CAGAGCCAGCTAAGCCTGAGATCCTCTCCACTGGATTCTAA
- the LOC120049750 gene encoding vang-like protein 2, giving the protein MDNESQYSGYSYKSSHSRNSRKHRDRRDRHRSKSRDGSSRGDKSVTIHAPGEPLLDTESTRGDDRDDNWGETTTVQTGTSEHSVSNEDLTRVSKELEESSPLECRRFLGPGLGAVLGLFALVTPLAFLALPQLLWREALEPCGTPCEGLYVSLAFKLLVLLISTWALFLRPPRATLPRFYVFRCLLLALVFLFVASYWLFYGVRVLEPRERDYRGIVGYAASLVDALLFIQYLALVLLEVRHLQPAFCLKVVRTTDGESRFYNVGHLSIQRAAVWVLDRYYSDFPVYNPALLNLPKSILSKKSSGFKVYTLGEENNTNNSTGQSRAMIAAAARRRDNSHNEYYYEEAEMDRRVRKRKARLVVAVEEAFTHIKRLQDDEPAASSPKHPREVMDPREAAQAIFAPMARAMQKYLRTTRQQPYHSMESIINHLQFCITHNMTPKAFLERYLSPGPTLQYQRENGMGRQWTLVSEEPVTSALSQGLVFSLRRLDFSLVVTVTPLPFLHLGEEFIDPKSHKFVMRLQSETSV; this is encoded by the exons ATGGACAACGAGTCGCAGTACTCGGGCTACTCCTACAAGTCCTCACACTCCCGCAACTCTAGGAAGCACAG GGATAGGCGGGACAGGCACCGCTCCAAGAGCAGAGACGGCAGTAGTCGTGGAGACAAGTCAGTCACCATCCATGCCCCTGGAGAGCCTCTACTGGACACCGAGTCCACCCGCGGAGATGATCGG GATGATAACTGGGGTGAGACCACCACTGTGCAGACTGGCACGTCAGAACACAGCGTCTCTAACGAGGACCTGACGCGCGTCTCCAAGGAGCTCGAGGAGTCCTCCCCGCTGGAATGCCGCCGTTTCTTGGGCCCAGGATTGGGCGCCGTCCTTGGCCTCTTCGCCCTGGTCACCCCCCTGGCTTTCCTGGCTCTGCCGCAGCTGCTGTGGCGCGAggccctggagccctgtggcacgcCCTGCGAGGGTCTCTACGTCTCCCTGGCCTTTAAGCTCCTGGTCCTCCTCATCTCCACCTGGGCTCTGTTCCTGCGCCCGCCGCGCGCTACCTTGCCTCGCTTCTACGTCTTTCGCTGCCTGCTACTGGCGCTCGTCTTCCTGTTCGTGGCGTCCTACTGGCTGTTCTATGGCGTGCGCGTGCTGGAGCCCCGGGAGAGGGACTACAGGGGTATCGTGGGGTATGCGGCGTCGCTGGTGGACGCGCTGCTTTTCATCCAGTACCTGGCCTTAGTGCTGCTGGAGGTCAGACATCTGCAGCCTGCCTTCTGCCTCAAGGTGGTGCGCACCACTGATGGGGAAAGTCGCTTCTACAACGTGGGACATCTCAG TATTCAGAGGGCAGCAGTGTGGGTGCTGGACCGGTACTACAGTGATTTCCCAGTCTACAACCCTGCCCTCCTCAACCTGCCCAAGTCCATCCTCTCTAAGAAGAGTTCTGGCTTCAAAGTCTACACTCTGGGTGAAG AGAACAACACCAACAACTCTACGGGTCAGTCCAGAGCGATGATCGCCGCAGCCGCCCGCAGGAGAGACAACTCCCACAACGAGTATTACTACGAGGAGGCAGAGATGGACCGCAGGGTCCGCAAGCGCAAGGCCAG GCTGGTGGTGGCGGTAGAGGAAGCCTTCACCCACATCAAGCGTCTCCAGGACGACGAGCCAGCCGCGTCGTCCCCCAAACACCCCCGCGAGGTGATGGACCCCCGGGAGGCAGCTCAGGCCATCTTCGCCCCCATGGCCCGGGCCATGCAGAAGTACCTGAGGACCACGCGCCAGCAACCCTATCACAGCATGGAGAGCATTATCAACCACCTGCAGTTCTGTATCACGCACAACATGACACCCAAG gCCTTCCTGGAGCGCTACCTTTCTCCAGGCCCCACGCTGCAGTACCAGCGGGAGAACGGTATGGGTCGCCAGTGGACCCTAGTGAGCGAGGAGCCGGTGACATCAGCCCTGAGTCAGGGTCTGGTCTTTTCCCTGCGACGTCTCGACTTCTCCCTGGTTGTCACGGTGAcgcccctccccttcctccaccTGGGGGAGGAGTTTATCGACCCCAAGAGCCACAAGTTTGTCATGAGGCTGCAGTCGGAGACCTCtgtgtag
- the LOC120049751 gene encoding uncharacterized protein LOC120049751, with protein sequence MACVVIALLTILPVVMGGTTGYLGDSVTLSSGANSSWNLSKIEWSIFSNNTWIATYRKEPHTLKTDRFWQFQDRLRLNISSGDLEIRDVRIGDALVYSVLLQDIKGEQHNVPVQLTVTERPNVRKVFNMLKDSHCVMALQCSSSVKDTHLSWEPEAAFEDAFWRRNPSTNVSVVWTSYSPNRNATFNCTASNGLSKAFRVVTERCQEPDVVGETRIPGIGFVMLLLGIVFGCVLTYIYFRGKMFPVPIL encoded by the exons ATGGCATGTGTAGTTATCGCTCTTCTTACAATCTTACCAG TGGTGATGGGAGGTACCACTGGTTACCTGGGAGATTCTGTCACCTTGTCTTCTGGAGCCAACTCATCCTGGAACTTGAGCAAGATAGAGTGGTCTATATTCAGCAACAACACCTGGATTGCAACGTACAGGAAAGAACCACACACTCTCAAAACAGACCGTTTCTGGCAGTTTCAGGATCGTCTAAGACTCAACATCTCCTCCGGGGACTTAGAGATAAGAGATGTGAGGATAGGGGATGCCCTGGTTTACTCGGTTCTCCTTCAAGACATTAAGGGAGAGCAGCATAATGTACCTGTCCAGCTCACTGTGACAG AGCGTCCCAACGTCCGTAAGGTCTTCAACATGTTGAAGGACAGCCATTGTGTGATGGCTCTTCAGTGCTCCTCTTCGGTGAAGGACACCCACCTCTCCTGGGAACCAGAGGCTGCGTTTGAGGATGCCTTCTGGAGGAGGAATCCCAGCACCAACGTCTCTGTCGTCTGGACGTCTTACAGCCCCAACAGAAATGCCACCTTCAACTGTACTGCCAGCAATGGGCTCTCTAAAGCCTTTCGGGTTGTGACGGAGAGATGCCAAG agcCCGACGTGGTGGGAGAGACCCGCATCCCTGGAATAGGTTTTGTAATGTTGCTCTTAGGAATTGTGTTTGGATGTGTTTTAACATATATTTATTTTAGAGGAAAAATGTTCCCCGTACCAATTTTGTAA